A region of the Litchfieldia alkalitelluris genome:
AGAGACAACTAATGATAATAAAGGAAATTTAAATTCCGTCAGAATACGATTAGCATATATATGGCCAGCAATATGGTGTACACCGACTAAAGGGATTCCGTGAGCAAATGATAAAGCTTTCGCTGCATTAACACCTATTAGCAGCGCACCTACTAGTCCTGGCCCTTCAGTTACAGCAATCGCATCAATATCATCGTATGTTACATTTGCTTTATTCATTGCTTCTTCGATTACCATCGTAATTTCTTCAACATGATGTCTAGAAGCAATTTCAGGAACAACCCCCCCGAATCGTTTATGACTTTCGATCTGTGAGGCTACAACATTGCTTAAGATTTCACGACCATTTTTTAAAATAGCAACGGCTGTTTCATCACAGCTTGTTTCAATCCCCATTACGATTTGATCAGTTTTCATATAAATTCACCCACATCACAATTGCGTCTTCTTGGTTATCAGTATAATAATTCTTACGGATACCACCCTTAGTAAATCGATGTTTTATGTATAATGATTGTGCTATAACATTTGAAACTCGAACCTCAAGTGTCATTCGAATGGCCCCTAATTCCTTCGCCGTTTCTTTGACCTTGATTAATAGTAATTCTCCGAGCTTCCTTCCTCGATATTCGGGTAGCACAGCGATATTCGTGACATGAGCTTCATCCATAACAAGCCACATCCCACAGTACCCAATCACTTTTTCATTTTCGACCATGACAATATATTGAGCAAAATGATTAT
Encoded here:
- the rimI gene encoding ribosomal protein S18-alanine N-acetyltransferase, encoding MEATVTFRLMNLEDIDEVLVIEHASFATPWSREAFYNEIMNNHFAQYIVMVENEKVIGYCGMWLVMDEAHVTNIAVLPEYRGRKLGELLLIKVKETAKELGAIRMTLEVRVSNVIAQSLYIKHRFTKGGIRKNYYTDNQEDAIVMWVNLYEN